Proteins co-encoded in one Rudaeicoccus suwonensis genomic window:
- a CDS encoding Gfo/Idh/MocA family protein produces MANLRAGLIGAGMMGRNHARVLASLDGVDLVGIVDPNGDQHGVAGGRPVFNTVEELVEHGIDYAMVAVPTAFHLPVGMALAEAGVHAIIEKPLAENVESATALAEAFSSRGLIGGVGHIERYNPALQQARKRIEAGDLGDVYQVATRRQGPFPGRIADVGVVMDLATHDIDLTAWVTQQTYVEIFAQTGHRSGRDHEDLVAATGRLSNGTVVNHLVNWLSPLKERTTIITGEKGTFVADTLTADLTFFENGKVQTTWDELRQFRGVSEGNVIRFAIPKPEPLRVEHEQFRNAVLGQPCDIVTLDQGLATVRTAFRCIESGRGGNANR; encoded by the coding sequence ATGGCGAACCTTCGCGCCGGTCTCATCGGTGCCGGAATGATGGGGCGCAACCACGCCCGCGTCCTCGCCTCGCTGGACGGTGTCGACCTCGTCGGCATCGTCGATCCGAACGGTGATCAGCACGGCGTCGCCGGCGGTCGACCGGTCTTCAACACCGTCGAGGAACTCGTCGAGCACGGCATCGACTACGCGATGGTCGCCGTTCCGACCGCCTTCCACCTGCCGGTCGGTATGGCGCTGGCGGAGGCCGGCGTCCACGCGATCATCGAGAAGCCGCTTGCCGAGAACGTCGAATCGGCGACCGCGCTCGCCGAGGCGTTCAGCTCCCGAGGGCTGATCGGCGGCGTCGGTCACATCGAGCGATACAACCCGGCGCTGCAGCAGGCTCGCAAGCGGATCGAGGCCGGTGACCTCGGCGACGTCTACCAGGTCGCGACCCGTCGCCAGGGCCCGTTCCCCGGACGGATCGCCGACGTGGGCGTCGTCATGGATCTCGCTACCCACGACATCGACCTGACCGCCTGGGTGACCCAGCAGACGTATGTCGAGATCTTCGCGCAGACCGGTCATCGCTCCGGCCGCGACCACGAGGACCTCGTCGCCGCCACCGGTCGCCTGTCGAACGGCACCGTGGTCAACCACCTGGTGAACTGGCTGTCGCCCCTGAAGGAGCGCACGACGATCATCACCGGTGAGAAGGGCACCTTCGTGGCCGACACGCTCACCGCCGACCTGACGTTCTTCGAGAACGGCAAGGTGCAGACCACCTGGGACGAACTTCGGCAGTTCCGTGGGGTGTCCGAGGGCAACGTGATCCGCTTCGCGATCCCCAAGCCGGAGCCATTGCGTGTCGAGCACGAGCAGTTCCGCAATGCGGTGCTGGGGCAGCCCTGCGACATCGTCACGCTGGACCAGGGTCTGGCCACAGTGCGCACTGCATTTCGCTGCATAGAATCCGGTCGTGGAGGGAATGCGAATCGATAG
- a CDS encoding acyltransferase, with translation MSVRVVDSADVAASAQIGDGSSIWHLAQVREDAVLGANCIVGRGAYVGTGVHMGDNCKLQNYALVYEPAVLEDGVFVGPAVVFTNDHFPRSVAPDGSLKRGDDWEAVGVTCREGASIGARSVCVAPVTIGRWALIAAGSVVTRDVPDFALMAGVPARRIRWVGRAGVPLEQITESTYTCPQTGTTYTENHGVLTEDNAS, from the coding sequence ATGAGCGTCCGCGTCGTCGACTCCGCAGACGTCGCAGCCTCGGCCCAGATCGGCGACGGCAGCAGCATCTGGCACCTCGCGCAGGTTCGGGAGGACGCCGTGCTCGGCGCCAACTGCATCGTCGGGCGCGGGGCGTATGTCGGCACCGGCGTGCACATGGGCGACAACTGCAAGCTGCAGAACTACGCCCTGGTCTATGAACCCGCAGTGCTCGAAGACGGCGTCTTCGTCGGACCGGCCGTGGTCTTCACCAACGACCATTTCCCTCGGTCGGTCGCGCCGGACGGATCGCTCAAGCGCGGTGACGACTGGGAGGCGGTCGGTGTGACGTGTCGCGAAGGCGCTTCCATCGGAGCTCGGTCGGTCTGCGTCGCGCCGGTCACCATCGGCCGGTGGGCGCTGATCGCCGCCGGTTCCGTGGTCACCCGCGACGTGCCCGACTTCGCCCTGATGGCCGGCGTGCCCGCGCGTCGCATCCGCTGGGTCGGCCGTGCGGGTGTTCCGCTCGAGCAGATCACCGAATCGACATACACCTGCCCGCAGACGGGCACCACCTATACCGAGAACCACGGAGTTCTCACGGAGGACAACGCATCATGA
- a CDS encoding nucleotide sugar dehydrogenase — MKVTVVGLGKIGLPLAVQFARSGAEVFGADVNPAVVDLVNAGKEPFPGEAHLGEYLGEVVARGTFTATTDTADAVSHSDVVVVVVPLFVDDEARPDFGWMDSATDDIARGLRPGTLVIFETTLPVGTTRTRWKPKLEEGSGLREGTDFDLVFSPERVLTGRVFADLRKYPKLVGGLTAKGAAAATAFYERVLQFDERPDLERGNGVWDLGSAEAAEMAKLAETTYRDVNIGLANQFGRFAAEHGIDVYQVIDASNSQPYSHIHRPGIAVGGHCIPVYPRLYLWNDPEATVVRAARAANAEMPAYSVGLAAGAFDGSLAGKKVAVLGASYRGAVKETAFSGVFATVDAARAAGGEVVVHDPMYSADELAHFGWQSYELGEPVDVVIIQADHAEYRELGKDDLPGVALVVDGRRILDAANFDGVRVIVVGQAEQK; from the coding sequence TTGAAGGTCACCGTTGTCGGTCTGGGAAAGATCGGTTTGCCACTCGCAGTCCAATTCGCCAGATCGGGGGCCGAGGTCTTCGGTGCCGACGTGAACCCCGCGGTGGTGGATCTGGTCAACGCGGGCAAGGAGCCCTTCCCGGGCGAGGCTCACCTGGGGGAGTACCTCGGTGAGGTGGTCGCACGGGGCACCTTCACCGCCACCACCGACACCGCCGATGCGGTCAGCCACAGCGATGTTGTCGTGGTCGTCGTGCCCTTGTTCGTGGACGACGAGGCCCGCCCCGATTTCGGCTGGATGGACTCGGCTACCGACGACATCGCCCGTGGCCTGCGCCCCGGCACGCTCGTGATCTTCGAGACGACCTTGCCGGTCGGCACGACGCGCACCCGCTGGAAGCCGAAGCTGGAAGAAGGCAGCGGCCTGCGCGAGGGCACTGATTTCGATCTGGTCTTTTCCCCGGAGCGCGTGCTCACCGGGCGCGTGTTCGCCGACCTGCGCAAGTACCCCAAGCTCGTCGGTGGTCTCACCGCCAAGGGAGCGGCCGCCGCGACCGCGTTCTACGAGCGGGTGCTGCAGTTCGACGAGCGCCCCGATCTGGAGCGCGGCAACGGCGTCTGGGATCTGGGCTCTGCCGAGGCCGCCGAGATGGCCAAGCTCGCCGAGACCACCTATCGCGACGTCAACATCGGCCTGGCCAACCAGTTCGGCCGGTTCGCCGCCGAGCACGGCATCGACGTCTATCAGGTGATCGACGCCAGCAACTCCCAGCCCTACAGCCACATCCACCGGCCCGGCATCGCCGTCGGCGGTCACTGCATCCCGGTCTACCCACGGCTCTACCTGTGGAACGACCCCGAGGCGACGGTCGTGCGCGCCGCTCGTGCAGCCAACGCCGAGATGCCGGCATACAGCGTCGGCCTGGCGGCAGGTGCCTTCGACGGCAGCCTTGCCGGCAAGAAGGTCGCGGTGCTCGGTGCGTCCTACCGGGGCGCGGTCAAGGAGACCGCCTTCTCCGGAGTCTTCGCGACCGTCGACGCCGCCCGGGCTGCCGGTGGTGAGGTGGTCGTGCACGACCCGATGTACTCCGCCGACGAGCTGGCCCACTTCGGTTGGCAGTCCTACGAACTCGGCGAGCCGGTCGATGTCGTCATCATCCAGGCCGATCACGCTGAATACCGCGAGCTGGGCAAGGACGACCTGCCCGGCGTCGCGCTCGTGGTCGACGGCCGCCGGATCCTGGATGCCGCGAACTTCGACGGCGTCCGCGTCATCGTCGTCGGTCAGGCAGAGCAGAAATGA
- a CDS encoding lipopolysaccharide biosynthesis protein, with amino-acid sequence MSGTSWRRASLTVLIGSVAGFGINLLLTPVLSRVYSPAVFGTYSTILAVGSSIVGISTFRLEVRAQGEADGHRAAGMLHLAFLSSLGWSIVATVVGAVAVSFGAPLGWALVGVIVFTGSLQLVGTAIWVRRQHYRSLGGANFIQGAGTGIAQVAIGLWRPIVGVLVVGFAVPRLVWSQPYRDLVRDTGGARGLSSAWRYNRAYAMVAGTSAGVNSLAGQGFVVLVAAMYGSVGAALVAMAMRILVSPLTIIGQAAASAAVGEIGSAMRKGESGRYLLGRGVRDLGFFGAVPCAVAAIAAPYLAPLVLGRRWTEVGIITSWMALGAFPQFVVAPFSQLMNMSGRSNLMLRWDISRLIAVALTITVPHVLGAGVVTAVAAFSISQVLLYAGLLLMVRRAVEVGAQIAREPRHLAEL; translated from the coding sequence GTGAGCGGCACATCATGGCGGAGAGCCAGTCTGACCGTTCTCATCGGAAGCGTCGCCGGCTTCGGCATCAACCTGCTGCTGACGCCCGTCCTCAGTCGCGTGTACTCGCCGGCGGTCTTCGGCACCTACTCGACGATCCTGGCCGTCGGCTCGTCGATCGTCGGCATCTCCACCTTCCGCCTGGAGGTGCGAGCCCAGGGTGAGGCGGACGGTCACCGGGCCGCCGGGATGCTCCACCTGGCCTTTCTCAGTTCGCTGGGTTGGTCGATCGTGGCGACGGTCGTGGGCGCGGTCGCGGTTTCGTTCGGTGCGCCACTTGGTTGGGCACTGGTCGGGGTCATCGTGTTCACCGGATCCCTGCAACTTGTCGGCACCGCGATCTGGGTGCGACGCCAGCATTACCGATCCCTGGGAGGTGCGAACTTCATCCAGGGAGCCGGCACCGGTATCGCGCAGGTCGCGATCGGGCTGTGGCGTCCGATCGTCGGGGTCCTGGTGGTCGGCTTCGCAGTGCCGCGACTGGTGTGGTCGCAGCCTTACCGGGACCTTGTCCGCGACACCGGAGGTGCCCGTGGACTGTCCTCGGCGTGGCGGTACAACCGTGCTTACGCCATGGTCGCCGGCACCAGCGCCGGTGTGAATTCCCTTGCTGGGCAAGGCTTCGTCGTTTTGGTCGCCGCGATGTACGGATCGGTGGGTGCTGCCCTGGTTGCCATGGCGATGCGCATCCTGGTCAGCCCGTTGACGATCATCGGCCAGGCGGCTGCGTCGGCCGCGGTGGGCGAGATCGGCAGCGCGATGCGCAAGGGGGAGTCTGGTCGTTATCTGCTCGGCAGGGGAGTGCGCGACCTCGGATTCTTCGGTGCTGTGCCGTGTGCGGTGGCAGCGATCGCCGCCCCCTACCTTGCTCCGCTGGTGCTGGGCCGCCGCTGGACAGAGGTCGGCATCATCACCTCGTGGATGGCGCTCGGTGCTTTCCCTCAGTTCGTGGTCGCGCCGTTCTCACAGTTGATGAACATGTCGGGTCGGTCCAACCTGATGCTGCGATGGGATATCTCGCGCCTGATCGCAGTGGCGTTGACCATCACGGTGCCGCACGTGCTCGGTGCCGGTGTCGTCACGGCGGTCGCCGCGTTCTCGATCAGCCAGGTACTGCTCTACGCGGGGCTGTTGCTGATGGTCCGTCGTGCAGTGGAGGTCGGAGCGCAGATCGCCCGCGAACCACGCCACCTTGCGGAACTGTGA
- a CDS encoding DegT/DnrJ/EryC1/StrS family aminotransferase, protein MSDFIPPAKPLIGDEERAAVDRVLRSGMIAQGPEVKAFEQEFSEHFKLGRACVAVNSGTSGLHLGLLSAGVKAGDEVIVPSFTFAATANAVALTGATPVFADISADDFCLDPTAAEAAITDKTVGIMPVHLYGHPAKMEQLMQIGRDRGLHVFEDAAQAHGAALNGTPVGAFGTFAMFSLYPTKNMTSGEGGMVSVADAEMERNVRLYRNQGMEQQYHNEVVGLNNRMTDINAAIGRVQLTKVDAWTKQRQDNAAFLTANLDGVTPPPVADGAVHVYHQYTIRVHDDRDGLAKALKEEYNIGSGMFYPVPNHRLKPFQADVDLPATELAARECLSLPVHPSVTQADLERIVSAVNTLAKAGA, encoded by the coding sequence ATGAGTGACTTCATCCCGCCCGCCAAGCCGCTCATCGGTGACGAGGAGCGCGCGGCCGTCGATCGCGTGCTGCGCAGCGGCATGATCGCGCAAGGCCCGGAGGTCAAGGCGTTCGAGCAGGAGTTCAGCGAGCACTTCAAGCTCGGACGCGCCTGCGTCGCAGTCAACTCCGGGACGTCCGGTCTGCACCTCGGTCTGCTCTCCGCCGGGGTCAAGGCGGGCGACGAGGTCATCGTGCCCTCGTTCACGTTCGCCGCGACCGCCAACGCGGTGGCCCTGACCGGCGCAACCCCGGTGTTCGCCGACATCAGCGCCGACGACTTCTGCCTCGACCCCACTGCCGCCGAAGCCGCCATCACCGACAAGACCGTCGGCATCATGCCGGTGCACCTCTACGGTCACCCCGCCAAGATGGAGCAACTGATGCAGATCGGCCGTGATCGCGGCCTGCACGTCTTCGAGGATGCCGCTCAGGCGCACGGCGCCGCACTCAACGGCACCCCGGTCGGTGCCTTTGGCACGTTCGCGATGTTCTCGCTCTACCCCACCAAGAACATGACCTCCGGCGAGGGCGGCATGGTTTCGGTCGCAGACGCCGAGATGGAGCGGAATGTACGCCTCTACCGCAACCAAGGCATGGAGCAGCAGTACCACAACGAGGTCGTCGGCCTGAACAACCGGATGACCGACATCAACGCCGCCATCGGCCGGGTTCAGCTGACCAAGGTCGACGCGTGGACCAAGCAGCGTCAGGACAACGCCGCCTTCCTCACCGCCAACCTCGACGGAGTCACCCCTCCGCCGGTCGCCGACGGCGCGGTGCACGTCTACCACCAGTACACGATCCGGGTGCACGACGACCGCGACGGTCTGGCCAAGGCGCTGAAGGAGGAGTACAACATCGGCTCCGGCATGTTCTACCCGGTGCCCAACCACCGCCTCAAGCCGTTCCAGGCCGACGTCGACCTGCCCGCCACCGAACTCGCTGCCCGCGAGTGCCTGTCGCTTCCGGTGCACCCGTCGGTGACGCAGGCGGACCTGGAGCGCATCGTCTCCGCGGTCAACACCCTGGCGAAGGCAGGTGCCTGA
- a CDS encoding D-glucuronyl C5-epimerase family protein, whose amino-acid sequence MAISRRTVVTGVTAAGIVPVAANMSSAAAATPTNTPPINGAYNPAGAYLDYDSRSPIGSGSNVQFDAQGIIKVKLGSAFVYNPTTIAQYGLQQYGYYLTSGKQANLTAAVRQAGWLFTNQDRATGRWNYSYPFGVGGMSETLPAGWGSAMAQGQAISLLTRMARQYPKSPNYAAAATRALAPMTKTIANGGFVADFYGHPQYQEYPTVTAPTHALNGFQFCLVGLYDAQAYGIAAAKPLLSAGLTTLAFELPYHDCVVVSAYHLGHLTKPTRPVHEALHYHKIHVMLLNAINSFAPNPVYAFYANLWAPYPGAGVAGSPSLYSAQAAPLVGAGLDPGF is encoded by the coding sequence ATGGCAATCAGCAGAAGAACCGTCGTGACCGGTGTGACCGCAGCCGGGATCGTTCCCGTCGCAGCGAACATGTCATCCGCAGCTGCGGCGACACCGACCAATACCCCGCCCATCAACGGCGCGTACAACCCGGCCGGTGCCTACCTTGACTACGACAGCCGTAGCCCGATCGGCAGCGGCAGCAACGTGCAGTTCGACGCCCAGGGCATCATCAAGGTGAAGCTGGGATCCGCGTTTGTCTACAACCCGACGACGATCGCGCAGTACGGCCTGCAGCAGTACGGCTATTACCTCACCAGCGGCAAGCAGGCCAATCTGACCGCGGCGGTCCGCCAGGCGGGCTGGTTGTTCACCAACCAGGACCGTGCCACCGGACGCTGGAACTACAGCTATCCCTTCGGCGTGGGTGGTATGTCGGAGACCCTCCCGGCCGGCTGGGGGTCCGCGATGGCGCAGGGTCAGGCAATCTCGCTGCTCACCAGAATGGCACGGCAGTACCCGAAATCACCCAACTACGCGGCCGCGGCCACCCGGGCGCTGGCGCCGATGACCAAGACGATCGCCAACGGAGGCTTCGTCGCCGACTTCTACGGTCACCCGCAGTACCAGGAGTACCCCACAGTCACCGCGCCCACTCACGCGCTCAACGGCTTCCAGTTCTGCCTGGTCGGCCTGTATGACGCGCAGGCCTACGGCATCGCCGCTGCCAAGCCGCTGTTGAGCGCGGGCCTGACGACCCTTGCCTTCGAGTTGCCCTATCACGACTGCGTCGTGGTCTCGGCCTACCACCTGGGGCACCTGACGAAGCCGACCCGTCCGGTGCACGAGGCGCTGCACTATCACAAGATCCATGTCATGCTGCTCAACGCGATCAACTCCTTCGCGCCCAACCCCGTGTATGCGTTCTACGCCAACCTGTGGGCGCCATACCCTGGTGCCGGTGTTGCCGGGTCGCCGAGCCTCTACAGCGCGCAGGCCGCGCCACTCGTCGGGGCAGGACTCGACCCGGGATTCTGA
- the wecB gene encoding non-hydrolyzing UDP-N-acetylglucosamine 2-epimerase: MKILSVVGARPQFVKLAPIDHALAGAGAEHIIIHTGQHYDAKMSDVFFSGLRISAPDVDLAVGSGTHGRQTGAMLAGMDECLERFTPDVVLVYGDTNSTVAGALSAVKMHVPVAHLEAGLRSFNRRMPEEHNRVITDHAADLCLAPTQVAMNHLAAEGLSDRSVLVGDVMTDVFLTTLAEASSMAALPATATAGDFYLSTIHRAENTDDPARLRAIIEALSRLPHPVLLTAHPRLVATCAEFGIDLHQGAIEPVEPLDYQTLVATLCKASGVVTDSGGLQKEAFLARTPCTTVRTETEWVETVELGWNALATQPSMIDALVTRDAPTETDATPYGDGHAAERVVDALANFCGSTSSARS; encoded by the coding sequence GTGAAGATTCTGAGCGTTGTCGGTGCCCGTCCGCAATTTGTCAAACTAGCCCCTATTGACCACGCCCTCGCAGGGGCCGGCGCAGAACACATCATCATCCACACCGGTCAGCATTATGACGCGAAAATGTCGGACGTTTTCTTCAGTGGTCTGCGAATTTCCGCACCCGACGTCGACCTTGCAGTCGGTTCCGGCACACACGGGCGGCAGACCGGTGCGATGCTCGCCGGAATGGATGAGTGCCTGGAGCGTTTCACTCCTGATGTGGTGCTCGTCTATGGCGACACCAATTCGACGGTCGCCGGCGCATTGAGCGCCGTGAAAATGCATGTACCGGTCGCTCATCTGGAAGCCGGTCTGCGCTCGTTCAACCGTCGCATGCCGGAGGAACACAACCGCGTCATCACCGACCACGCGGCCGATCTCTGTCTAGCGCCCACACAGGTCGCCATGAACCACCTCGCAGCGGAAGGCCTGTCGGACCGCTCGGTCCTGGTCGGTGACGTCATGACCGATGTCTTCCTGACCACGCTGGCGGAGGCTTCCTCGATGGCGGCACTGCCGGCGACCGCCACTGCCGGTGACTTCTACCTGTCCACCATCCACCGCGCCGAGAACACTGACGACCCGGCCAGGCTACGCGCGATCATCGAGGCGCTGAGCCGGCTTCCCCACCCGGTCCTGCTGACCGCGCACCCGCGTTTGGTCGCCACGTGCGCGGAATTCGGGATCGACCTGCACCAAGGCGCGATCGAGCCCGTCGAACCCTTGGATTATCAGACATTGGTGGCTACTCTGTGCAAGGCGTCAGGGGTCGTCACCGATTCCGGCGGGTTGCAGAAGGAAGCCTTCCTTGCCCGGACGCCATGCACCACCGTGCGAACCGAGACCGAATGGGTGGAGACGGTCGAACTCGGTTGGAATGCCCTTGCCACACAGCCGTCGATGATCGACGCCCTCGTGACGCGGGACGCCCCGACAGAGACCGACGCCACGCCATACGGTGACGGCCACGCCGCCGAACGTGTCGTCGATGCCCTCGCGAACTTCTGCGGAAGCACATCCAGCGCTCGATCCTGA